Proteins from a single region of Bacillus carboniphilus:
- a CDS encoding phosphate/phosphite/phosphonate ABC transporter substrate-binding protein: MKKIFGLMLVLVLSLVLAACGTSDDEGNGNAEGGSDKPEKIVMGFVPSQDSGEIANTVKPLEEKLSEELGIEVEGRVMTNYNALIEAMGSNEVQVGFIPAFGYVLANQTYDVEVILKSVRYGSGTYKAQYVVRADSGIESLADLEGKVWAYADPTSTSGYLFPASQIINEFDLDGTTALEQDFFSGTVQAGGHDTAAIAVYEGDADVATTFDDVRTELEEEYPDVMEKLKVIGYTDDIPNDTISVTSELDDELVQQIKEIFLSFNEDEEMLTVMDEVYNWTGITEASHEEYKVVEETYNQFKDSISF; encoded by the coding sequence ATGAAGAAAATCTTCGGTCTTATGCTTGTGTTAGTCCTATCATTAGTACTAGCAGCTTGTGGAACATCTGATGATGAAGGGAACGGAAATGCAGAAGGCGGATCCGATAAACCTGAAAAAATCGTAATGGGATTTGTTCCATCACAAGATTCTGGTGAAATTGCAAATACTGTAAAACCTCTTGAAGAAAAACTATCTGAAGAACTTGGCATTGAAGTTGAAGGTCGTGTAATGACGAACTACAACGCTTTAATCGAAGCAATGGGTTCTAACGAGGTTCAAGTAGGATTTATTCCTGCTTTCGGTTACGTTTTAGCAAACCAAACGTACGATGTTGAAGTAATTCTTAAGTCTGTTCGTTACGGAAGCGGTACTTACAAAGCACAATACGTTGTGCGTGCTGATTCTGGAATTGAGTCTTTAGCTGATCTAGAAGGAAAAGTATGGGCATACGCTGACCCAACATCAACTTCTGGTTACCTTTTCCCTGCGTCACAAATTATCAACGAGTTTGACCTAGATGGTACGACTGCACTTGAGCAAGATTTCTTCTCTGGTACTGTGCAAGCTGGTGGACACGATACTGCTGCCATCGCTGTATACGAGGGTGATGCTGATGTTGCAACAACTTTTGATGATGTTCGTACTGAGTTAGAAGAAGAATATCCAGATGTAATGGAAAAACTTAAAGTTATTGGTTACACAGATGATATTCCAAATGACACTATTTCTGTAACTTCTGAACTAGATGATGAATTAGTTCAACAAATTAAAGAAATCTTCCTTTCATTTAATGAAGATGAAGAAATGTTAACTGTTATGGATGAAGTATACAACTGGACTGGAATCACTGAAGCTTCACATGAAGAGTACAAAGTGGTTGAAGAAACTTACAACCAATTTAAAGATTCCATTTCTTTCTAA
- a CDS encoding ZIP family metal transporter: protein MSEVLVGSVLSALSTGVGALLVLFLQNSLTHKFRDTLLAFTAGVMMAASMLGLIPESLAASGSIIPMAVGVLLGVMTLTVLEKNIPHIDLEHSKSGIQFDEKAMLIIAAITLHNIPEGLSVGVSYASDTEGTGNLIALAIGFQNAPEGLLVALFLITQKIKKWKAFVIATLTGAIEIVTSLLGYYLTSYVEFLVPYGLAFAAGAMLFIVYKELIPESHGDGHERTSTYSFIVGILFMIFLIDLF from the coding sequence ATGAGTGAAGTTTTAGTGGGTAGTGTACTTTCTGCTCTTTCGACTGGGGTTGGTGCACTGTTAGTACTTTTTTTACAAAACTCCCTAACCCATAAATTTAGAGACACCCTGCTTGCCTTTACTGCTGGGGTTATGATGGCAGCTTCCATGCTTGGTCTAATTCCTGAATCGTTGGCAGCCAGCGGGAGTATAATTCCGATGGCAGTTGGTGTCTTACTAGGGGTAATGACGCTTACGGTTCTCGAAAAGAACATACCACACATTGACCTGGAACACTCTAAATCTGGTATTCAGTTTGACGAAAAAGCCATGCTGATTATTGCGGCTATAACACTGCATAATATTCCGGAAGGTTTATCAGTAGGTGTAAGCTATGCATCTGATACTGAAGGAACCGGTAATTTAATTGCATTAGCTATTGGATTTCAAAATGCCCCGGAAGGCTTGCTTGTGGCTTTGTTCTTAATCACACAAAAAATTAAAAAGTGGAAAGCCTTTGTTATTGCCACTTTAACGGGAGCCATTGAAATTGTTACATCGCTACTAGGATATTATTTAACTTCGTATGTAGAATTCTTAGTTCCTTATGGCCTAGCTTTTGCTGCTGGAGCCATGCTCTTTATCGTGTATAAAGAACTCATCCCCGAAAGCCATGGAGATGGTCACGAAAGAACCTCTACCTATTCCTTTATTGTAGGTATACTTTTTATGATTTTCTTAATCGATCTATTTTAA
- a CDS encoding MFS transporter has protein sequence MSSLAIQKRQHQTKPNSNQNPVYRILFLISLCHLFNDSIQAVVVAMFPILELEMNLTYTQIGFIGFSLNMVSSVMQPVVGLVSDKKPMPYILPLGLTLSFIGLIGLAFIPTYIGIIVSVTLLGLGSAVFHPEGSRVAYMAAGNKRGLAQSIYQVGGNTGQALAPLITAFILVPLGQKGASIFALVALAAVLCLIFVSRWYANHLKLVQKKNIKKKATDGQTKIMKSVIWALITILILIFARTWYLSAISHYYTFYSIEVYGFTIEKSQIFLFTFLAMGAVGTFFGGPLADRFGKKTVISTSLIATIPLAIILPHTNPIWAFILLTLIGFIMMTSFSVTVVYAQELVPGKIGMMSGLTVGLAFGLGAIGSVALGNFADLVGIEMMMMTISFLPILGMLALLLPKNV, from the coding sequence ATGTCAAGTCTCGCCATTCAAAAGAGGCAACATCAAACAAAACCAAATAGCAACCAAAATCCTGTTTATCGAATTCTATTTTTAATTTCTCTTTGTCATCTATTCAATGACTCCATTCAGGCTGTGGTGGTAGCCATGTTCCCAATATTAGAACTGGAAATGAACCTAACCTATACCCAGATTGGTTTCATTGGATTCTCACTAAATATGGTTTCATCTGTTATGCAGCCTGTCGTAGGACTAGTCTCTGACAAAAAACCTATGCCATATATCCTTCCATTAGGCTTAACACTTTCGTTTATTGGACTGATTGGCCTAGCCTTTATTCCAACTTATATAGGAATTATTGTTTCAGTTACTTTACTTGGTTTAGGGTCAGCGGTCTTTCACCCAGAAGGATCACGAGTTGCTTATATGGCTGCGGGGAACAAACGAGGTTTAGCTCAATCCATTTACCAAGTTGGAGGTAATACGGGTCAGGCACTTGCCCCGTTGATTACAGCTTTTATTCTCGTTCCTCTTGGTCAAAAAGGAGCTTCTATTTTTGCGCTTGTAGCACTAGCAGCCGTTTTATGTTTAATATTTGTATCAAGATGGTATGCAAACCATTTAAAACTCGTTCAAAAAAAGAATATTAAGAAGAAGGCTACTGATGGTCAAACGAAGATCATGAAAAGTGTTATTTGGGCATTGATCACTATCTTAATTCTAATTTTTGCAAGAACGTGGTATCTTTCAGCTATAAGTCATTATTACACATTCTACTCAATTGAAGTGTATGGCTTTACGATTGAAAAATCACAGATTTTTCTATTTACTTTTCTTGCTATGGGCGCGGTTGGAACATTTTTTGGAGGTCCATTAGCTGACCGCTTTGGTAAAAAAACGGTGATCTCAACATCATTAATCGCTACCATTCCTTTAGCCATTATATTGCCGCACACTAATCCTATTTGGGCCTTTATTTTATTGACTTTAATTGGGTTTATTATGATGACAAGCTTTTCTGTTACAGTGGTATATGCACAAGAATTAGTTCCAGGAAAAATTGGAATGATGTCCGGCCTAACAGTTGGTTTAGCTTTTGGGTTAGGAGCTATTGGCTCAGTCGCACTTGGGAACTTCGCCGACCTTGTTGGTATAGAAATGATGATGATGACCATTTCTTTTCTTCCTATTTTAGGGATGCTAGCTTTGCTTTTACCAAAGAATGTTTAA
- the phnC gene encoding phosphonate ABC transporter ATP-binding protein — MIEFKDVSLVYPNGTEGLKKINVNIKDGEFVVIVGLSGAGKSTFIRSINRLVTPTSGELLVDETDILKVKGSNLRKLRTKIGMIFQNYNLVKRSSVLKNVLAGRLGYTGTLRSILNLFKKEDVALAYANLKRVNIEEKLYSRADELSGGQQQRVSIARVLTQKPKYILADEPVASLDPPTSHQVMTYLRKINKEDNITTIVNLHHVDMALQYADRIIGMRAGEIVFDGPASDVTEETFEQIYGRKIQEEDLLGGANE; from the coding sequence GTGATTGAATTTAAAGATGTATCTCTTGTTTACCCAAACGGTACAGAGGGTTTAAAAAAGATTAACGTTAACATTAAAGATGGCGAGTTTGTTGTTATTGTGGGTTTATCCGGAGCTGGTAAATCAACTTTCATTCGTAGTATCAATCGTCTTGTTACACCAACAAGTGGAGAGCTTTTAGTAGATGAAACGGATATCTTAAAAGTTAAAGGTAGTAATTTAAGAAAGTTACGTACTAAAATCGGTATGATCTTCCAAAATTATAACTTAGTTAAACGTTCAAGTGTGTTAAAAAATGTGTTAGCAGGTAGACTAGGTTACACAGGTACTTTGAGAAGTATCTTAAACCTATTTAAAAAAGAAGACGTCGCGTTAGCTTATGCAAATCTTAAGCGCGTTAATATAGAAGAAAAGTTATATAGTCGTGCAGATGAATTAAGTGGAGGACAGCAACAACGTGTAAGTATTGCTCGTGTATTAACTCAAAAGCCTAAGTATATCTTAGCGGACGAGCCTGTTGCATCTCTTGACCCACCTACATCTCATCAAGTTATGACTTACTTAAGAAAAATTAATAAAGAAGATAATATCACAACCATCGTCAATCTTCACCATGTAGATATGGCATTACAGTATGCCGATCGTATTATCGGTATGAGAGCTGGTGAAATTGTATTTGATGGTCCAGCTTCAGATGTTACAGAGGAAACGTTCGAACAAATATACGGAAGAAAAATCCAAGAGGAAGATTTGCTTGGGGGTGCCAACGAGTGA
- a CDS encoding bifunctional UDP-sugar hydrolase/5'-nucleotidase, whose product MSEKNYISLTILETSDVHGNIFPITYGTNEEANLGLAKVATIVKKEKQSTPYTLVIDNGDLIQGTPLTYHFVKFGEQKLNPMIQVLNELQYDAGVIGNHEFNYGMKVLNQAVSESRFPWISCNILHKSTKEPFFGKPYLMKEFEDGPKVAVLGVTTHYIPNWENPNHIKDLYFEDAFQATKKWVEYIREVEQPDLLVVSYHGGFEKDLETGEPTEPLTGENQAYEICSKIQGIDVLLTGHQHRKIAVDSLNGVTVVQPSFNGQGVGKVQIDFMKNTHSWEIMKKRSEVIQLDGIETESHIVELTYSYEEETQKWLDQPIGHIEGDMEIHDPMRVRVEKHPLIEFINKVQMEATGAKISNTALFNNTSKGFTSVVTMRDLVSNYVYPNTLTVIEISGADMKAALEQSASYFQLNSDGTIGVNPSFSEPKPQHYNYDMWDGVEYTIDVSQSIGERITKLEMNGQPIQPHEKYEVVMNNYRAGGGGEYTMFKDKPITKEIQTDMTELLANYFMKHKTVKAEIHRNWEVIGGEYKEK is encoded by the coding sequence ATGTCAGAAAAAAATTATATCTCTTTAACTATACTTGAAACTAGTGACGTACATGGTAATATCTTTCCTATTACATATGGTACAAATGAGGAAGCCAACTTGGGCCTAGCGAAAGTTGCTACTATTGTAAAAAAAGAGAAGCAATCTACCCCGTATACTCTAGTTATTGATAATGGGGATTTAATTCAGGGAACCCCTTTAACCTATCACTTTGTAAAGTTTGGAGAACAAAAACTAAATCCAATGATTCAAGTGCTAAATGAGCTTCAATATGATGCTGGTGTAATTGGTAACCATGAATTTAACTATGGTATGAAGGTTTTAAATCAAGCAGTAAGCGAATCAAGATTTCCCTGGATTTCCTGTAATATTTTACACAAATCAACTAAAGAACCTTTCTTTGGTAAGCCATATTTAATGAAAGAGTTTGAAGATGGTCCTAAAGTTGCCGTTCTTGGTGTTACAACTCATTACATTCCAAACTGGGAAAATCCTAACCACATTAAAGATTTATATTTTGAAGATGCCTTTCAAGCGACAAAAAAGTGGGTTGAATATATTCGTGAAGTAGAACAGCCAGATTTATTAGTTGTTTCGTACCATGGAGGCTTCGAAAAAGACCTTGAAACAGGTGAACCCACTGAACCATTAACAGGAGAAAATCAGGCTTATGAAATTTGTTCGAAAATTCAAGGGATCGATGTACTATTAACGGGTCATCAACACAGAAAAATTGCTGTGGATTCCCTTAATGGTGTTACAGTAGTTCAACCTTCTTTTAACGGACAAGGTGTTGGAAAAGTACAAATTGATTTCATGAAGAATACACATTCCTGGGAAATAATGAAGAAACGTTCAGAAGTGATTCAACTCGATGGTATTGAGACGGAATCACATATTGTTGAGTTAACTTACTCCTACGAAGAAGAAACTCAAAAGTGGTTAGATCAGCCAATTGGTCACATTGAAGGGGATATGGAAATCCATGACCCGATGAGAGTACGTGTCGAGAAACATCCACTAATAGAGTTTATTAACAAAGTTCAAATGGAGGCAACAGGTGCCAAAATCTCAAATACAGCACTCTTTAATAATACCTCTAAGGGATTTACAAGTGTTGTGACAATGAGGGACCTTGTATCAAATTACGTGTACCCTAATACATTAACAGTCATAGAGATATCTGGAGCAGATATGAAGGCTGCCTTAGAACAATCGGCATCCTATTTCCAATTAAATAGTGATGGCACAATTGGAGTGAATCCAAGCTTTAGTGAACCTAAGCCTCAGCATTATAACTATGATATGTGGGATGGGGTAGAGTATACAATTGATGTTTCCCAATCGATTGGGGAGCGTATTACTAAACTCGAAATGAATGGACAACCCATTCAACCACACGAAAAATATGAAGTAGTTATGAATAACTATCGCGCAGGCGGTGGTGGAGAGTATACAATGTTTAAAGACAAGCCAATCACTAAGGAAATTCAAACGGACATGACCGAATTATTAGCCAACTATTTTATGAAGCATAAAACAGTAAAGGCCGAAATTCACCGAAACTGGGAAGTCATTGGTGGAGAGTATAAAGAAAAATAA
- the phnE gene encoding phosphonate ABC transporter, permease protein PhnE — protein sequence MNLEKKGPSKAKVPSLVPAKKKAQITAIFAVVLGFYFWSAYKTESTIPELVSGIPDMQRVIGFFFPPNWAVVSKIWASLAETIQMAVIATSIAAILTIPLCLLAASNITTNKFVYTFVRSILNILRTIPDIVLAVVFVGLFGIGVLPGILALIIFSLGILAKLISETIESIDMNPLEAMKASGAGSIQTIGFAVVPQVLPQFISFTLYVFEINIRASVVLGLVGAGGIGTILNSLLNFRNFEAAMAVIIVIFVVVVVIEYISKKLREALI from the coding sequence GTGAACCTAGAAAAGAAGGGACCCTCAAAAGCAAAAGTACCTAGTCTTGTACCTGCGAAGAAAAAAGCACAAATAACTGCGATTTTTGCTGTGGTTCTAGGTTTTTACTTTTGGAGTGCTTATAAAACTGAATCTACAATCCCTGAACTAGTCAGTGGCATACCAGACATGCAACGTGTTATTGGTTTTTTCTTCCCACCAAACTGGGCTGTAGTTTCTAAGATTTGGGCATCATTAGCAGAGACCATTCAAATGGCTGTTATTGCTACTTCGATTGCAGCTATTTTAACTATTCCACTTTGTCTATTAGCAGCTAGCAATATCACTACGAACAAATTTGTTTATACATTTGTTCGTTCAATATTGAATATACTTCGTACAATTCCAGATATCGTACTTGCTGTCGTATTTGTTGGTCTATTTGGAATTGGAGTACTACCTGGTATCTTAGCTTTAATCATTTTCTCATTAGGAATTCTAGCTAAATTAATCAGTGAAACGATTGAATCTATTGATATGAATCCACTTGAAGCTATGAAAGCATCTGGTGCAGGCTCTATACAAACAATTGGATTTGCCGTTGTTCCTCAAGTACTACCACAGTTTATTTCATTTACACTGTATGTCTTTGAAATTAACATTCGTGCTTCAGTTGTTTTAGGACTAGTAGGAGCTGGTGGTATCGGAACAATTTTAAATAGTTTATTAAACTTTAGAAACTTTGAAGCAGCAATGGCTGTTATTATTGTGATCTTCGTTGTAGTTGTTGTTATTGAGTATATTAGTAAGAAGTTAAGGGAGGCATTGATCTAA
- a CDS encoding Rap family tetratricopeptide repeat protein has translation MKVLVAAHEVANTLTLWYESIKNGDITRSEQLKEEVEYLLTDMEKNQDVLLYYSLIDYRHSLLYSNFEDTDEKLQTLDPQFEEMNELLLYYYYYFKGMHQYKLRNYQEALTLYSNAEKSLDNLPDEIERAEFYYKVASVYYHMRQFLLTNDYIFKAISIYQKYPLYKSRIADCHNVLGLSYLGLEKYNLAEEHFKNSYEVAKEIGDKDLQVYLMYNLGFLYSEKNDSNTAIKYLTEVAYKKFRLHKVCFLLAKEFFKIGDKKLAYLNIVKGKQVCQDIRNEEYFHHLKVLELLDAPANSLVTRTKDEMNKVLDFFSSNGFSGYTYDYSLEYAQLLYKNQYFEEASHFFNKAFLAKQSKS, from the coding sequence GTGAAGGTACTTGTTGCAGCTCATGAGGTTGCAAATACCCTTACACTCTGGTACGAGTCTATAAAAAACGGGGATATTACCAGAAGTGAACAACTAAAAGAAGAAGTTGAATATTTGTTGACTGACATGGAGAAAAACCAGGATGTACTCCTCTACTATTCGTTAATAGATTATCGTCATAGTTTACTTTATAGTAATTTTGAAGATACAGATGAAAAACTCCAGACACTAGATCCTCAATTTGAGGAAATGAATGAACTATTATTATACTATTATTACTACTTTAAGGGAATGCACCAATATAAACTTCGCAATTACCAAGAAGCACTTACACTATATAGTAACGCGGAGAAATCTTTAGATAATCTTCCAGATGAAATAGAGAGAGCAGAATTCTACTATAAAGTTGCCAGTGTCTATTACCACATGAGACAATTCTTACTCACCAATGATTATATTTTCAAAGCTATTTCTATCTATCAAAAATATCCTTTGTACAAAAGTAGAATCGCAGATTGTCATAATGTTTTAGGTCTCAGTTATTTAGGGCTTGAAAAATATAACCTTGCTGAGGAACATTTTAAAAACAGCTATGAGGTTGCTAAAGAGATTGGAGATAAAGATCTCCAGGTGTATTTAATGTATAATCTAGGCTTCCTCTATTCTGAGAAGAATGATTCTAATACAGCCATCAAATATCTAACTGAAGTAGCCTATAAAAAATTCAGGTTACACAAAGTGTGCTTCCTTCTTGCCAAAGAATTTTTTAAGATAGGCGATAAAAAGCTTGCCTACTTAAACATTGTTAAAGGAAAGCAAGTTTGCCAAGACATCCGAAACGAGGAATACTTCCATCACCTTAAAGTATTAGAATTACTCGATGCACCTGCTAATTCTTTAGTAACCCGGACGAAAGATGAAATGAATAAAGTCTTAGATTTCTTCTCTTCCAATGGGTTCAGCGGTTATACTTACGACTACTCACTAGAATACGCACAACTTCTTTACAAGAACCAATACTTTGAAGAAGCTAGTCATTTTTTTAATAAAGCATTTCTAGCAAAACAGTCCAAATCCTAA
- a CDS encoding ATP-binding protein, which translates to MKIKNMKVFLYVIIVIIPTIILTTLGIDQRIDSIEEEENDHLRWVASIHKQQFEQLMMESTTSIEILALSLEELLDNHPLHLDNIERLLEKTKNADPRYGGLYVLDSKGILLYGTDKTFVGANLINKDYIQSVLLTQNTIVSDNQVTLSNELNILPIVAPILDSHSNTVGIVMAHIRVDYLVNVMNILTPDQTILVNNINGDPVFGMNLPENFKTQQLEWSETPLEMLPWSILILKEDTNLSPYLGGFIVIGLITFFLSNVCYIIAQYIMLVRRAAHEKSQNEAQKLELVGTLAASTAHEIRNPLTGIKGLIQLLSEKYKSEDDQLYFKVIDKEVERINQIVSEFLILGKPTVLKTETLDLRNILDEIKPLIQSEANLYNVVLSCSYPDRPLLISSAKDQLKQVILNITKNAFESMEDEGTLAIDVQLKQNKVALTITDTGVGMSPEELTHIFQPFYTSKTDGTGLGLVVCKRIIQSFGGQISIHSQKNKGTKVIIELPNI; encoded by the coding sequence ATGAAGATAAAAAATATGAAAGTGTTCCTTTATGTCATAATTGTCATCATCCCTACCATAATATTGACAACATTAGGGATAGACCAAAGAATTGACTCTATCGAAGAAGAAGAAAATGACCATCTTAGGTGGGTTGCTTCAATACATAAACAACAATTTGAGCAGTTGATGATGGAATCAACTACCAGTATTGAAATACTAGCACTCTCTCTTGAGGAGCTTTTAGATAACCACCCTCTCCATCTAGATAATATTGAGAGATTATTAGAAAAAACAAAAAACGCAGATCCGCGATATGGTGGTCTTTATGTTTTGGATAGCAAGGGGATTCTTCTTTATGGAACAGACAAAACATTTGTAGGTGCCAACCTTATTAACAAAGACTACATCCAATCCGTACTGCTGACTCAAAATACGATTGTATCCGATAACCAAGTAACACTGAGTAACGAACTTAATATTCTCCCTATTGTTGCGCCTATATTAGATAGTCACTCTAATACAGTTGGAATCGTAATGGCTCACATAAGGGTGGATTATTTAGTAAATGTGATGAATATTTTAACTCCAGACCAAACAATACTCGTAAATAATATTAACGGTGACCCTGTTTTTGGAATGAATCTTCCTGAAAATTTTAAGACTCAACAGTTAGAATGGTCCGAAACTCCGTTAGAAATGCTCCCTTGGAGTATTCTTATACTAAAAGAGGATACAAATCTTTCCCCATACTTGGGTGGATTTATAGTGATAGGCTTGATTACTTTCTTTCTATCAAATGTGTGTTACATCATTGCTCAATATATTATGTTAGTTAGAAGAGCAGCCCATGAAAAATCGCAAAATGAAGCACAAAAACTCGAGTTAGTTGGAACATTAGCCGCTTCAACTGCACATGAAATTCGAAATCCATTAACAGGGATTAAAGGACTCATCCAGTTACTTAGTGAGAAGTATAAGTCAGAAGATGATCAGCTGTATTTTAAAGTGATCGATAAAGAAGTGGAGAGAATTAACCAGATTGTAAGTGAGTTTTTAATTCTTGGGAAACCAACTGTTCTTAAAACAGAAACTCTTGATCTAAGAAACATTCTTGATGAGATTAAACCTTTAATACAATCAGAAGCAAATTTATATAACGTAGTTCTTTCCTGTTCATATCCTGATCGGCCATTATTGATTTCATCTGCAAAAGATCAGTTAAAACAAGTTATCTTAAACATTACGAAAAATGCATTTGAATCCATGGAGGATGAAGGCACATTAGCTATAGACGTACAACTAAAACAAAATAAGGTGGCCTTAACGATTACGGATACGGGAGTAGGGATGTCTCCTGAAGAGCTTACTCATATCTTTCAGCCGTTTTATACTTCCAAAACCGACGGAACTGGCCTTGGGTTAGTGGTATGTAAAAGAATTATCCAGTCCTTTGGTGGACAAATCTCCATCCATAGTCAAAAAAACAAAGGTACAAAGGTGATCATTGAATTACCTAACATTTAA
- the phnE gene encoding phosphonate ABC transporter, permease protein PhnE yields MELTLPPKKKKSPVKVAKIVLGILAVVLIYVWTFLGINIDWGRAFERMASNFHRVIPRLFSPEFADFPLVWEAMVETLYIAFVGSLMAAILAVPLGFLAAQNMVKNVVVATIGKWILSAVRAFPDIILAIIFVAAVGPNPFAGVLAIAIGSTGMLGKMYSEVLESIDMQVVEAMEANGANKLQIMFHGIIPQIIPEFLSYAIYRFEVDVRASTILGIVGAGGIGTMITFANMNRDWEQMGMIILVIIVVVTVIDFLSAAIRKRIV; encoded by the coding sequence ATGGAATTAACATTACCTCCTAAAAAGAAGAAATCACCTGTAAAGGTAGCTAAAATTGTATTAGGAATACTAGCGGTTGTCTTAATTTATGTATGGACATTTTTAGGAATTAACATTGATTGGGGTAGAGCCTTTGAAAGAATGGCTAGTAACTTCCACCGAGTAATTCCGAGACTGTTTAGCCCAGAATTCGCTGATTTCCCACTTGTATGGGAAGCGATGGTCGAAACACTTTACATTGCCTTTGTTGGTTCACTTATGGCTGCAATTTTAGCTGTTCCACTAGGCTTCTTAGCAGCTCAAAATATGGTAAAAAACGTAGTTGTAGCAACGATTGGAAAATGGATTTTAAGTGCTGTTCGTGCTTTCCCTGACATTATCTTGGCGATTATTTTCGTTGCTGCCGTTGGTCCAAATCCTTTTGCAGGGGTACTTGCAATTGCTATTGGTTCAACAGGTATGTTAGGAAAAATGTACTCTGAAGTACTGGAGTCTATCGATATGCAAGTCGTGGAGGCAATGGAAGCAAATGGGGCAAACAAGCTTCAAATTATGTTCCATGGCATTATTCCACAAATTATCCCAGAATTCTTATCTTATGCAATCTATCGTTTTGAAGTCGATGTACGTGCTTCCACAATCTTAGGGATCGTGGGTGCAGGTGGTATCGGTACGATGATTACGTTTGCTAACATGAACCGTGACTGGGAGCAAATGGGTATGATTATCCTTGTTATTATCGTGGTTGTTACGGTTATTGACTTCTTATCAGCTGCAATTAGAAAAAGAATCGTATAA